One genomic window of Kosmotoga olearia TBF 19.5.1 includes the following:
- a CDS encoding alpha/beta hydrolase, whose product MFNFSRTPKVMKGAESIHLEGNDNAVLLIHGFTGSPFELKELAHCLNESGYSVDVPRLPGHGTVIEDMLTTRYQDWLRKVVDAYIDLKSKYKKVFVGGLSMGGTLTLALAEIFGDIDGIFPLAAPIKLNRMDLKLTWLMKYFVKTRPKDPKGNVETVSYDADPIPQAWEMNKLMAMVRKNLRRVTAPCLVVYSKKDGTVPYSNAELVYHGISSEKRKLVSLEESGHIITMDVEKEKVSSSVMEFIRKIEK is encoded by the coding sequence ATGTTTAATTTTTCGAGAACTCCGAAAGTAATGAAAGGTGCGGAAAGTATCCATCTGGAAGGCAATGATAACGCTGTTCTCTTGATTCATGGTTTTACAGGAAGCCCTTTTGAGCTCAAAGAACTTGCTCATTGTTTGAACGAAAGCGGTTACTCCGTGGATGTCCCAAGGCTGCCCGGTCATGGTACGGTTATTGAAGATATGCTAACAACAAGGTATCAGGATTGGCTGAGAAAGGTAGTCGATGCGTACATTGATTTGAAATCGAAGTACAAAAAAGTTTTTGTGGGCGGGCTCTCCATGGGTGGAACGCTTACATTGGCGTTAGCTGAGATATTTGGTGATATCGATGGGATATTCCCTCTGGCTGCCCCTATAAAACTGAACAGAATGGACTTAAAACTAACGTGGTTAATGAAGTATTTTGTCAAAACTCGGCCAAAAGACCCAAAGGGCAACGTTGAAACTGTTTCGTATGATGCCGATCCTATACCTCAGGCGTGGGAAATGAACAAACTTATGGCAATGGTTAGAAAGAATTTGAGAAGGGTGACAGCCCCCTGTCTCGTGGTTTATTCTAAAAAAGATGGAACCGTACCGTATAGCAATGCAGAGCTTGTATACCACGGTATTTCATCGGAGAAGAGGAAGCTTGTGTCCCTTGAAGAAAGTGGTCATATAATTACCATGGATGTAGAAAAAGAAAAGGTTTCGTCGTCTGTGATGGAATTCATAAGAAAAATAGAAAAATAA